The nucleotide sequence AACTTTCTTTTTACCTTATATTGGCTGTTTAAGCCGTCGTTTACTTATTTATTTAAAATTTAATTTTAGACTTTAAAATTTGCAATATGGCTATCAATATCGTCAGAAAAAATAATGAACCGCTGTCTACCTATGTGTATCGGGCTATGCAAACTCTAAAAAAGAGTAATTTAGTGAAAGAGGTCAAAAAAAATCGTTATCACAAATCTAAAGAAAGCAATTTATCAAAGCATGAATCGGCTATTTATAAGCAAAAAAAGACAGCCGAGATTAATCATAAAAAGGTTTTAGGTCTCCCTTTTAAGACCAAGAAAAAACATAGATAAAATCCGTAGCAGCTGATTTTATGATCGTTATTAGTTTTACTGGTCGTAAAAGCAAAATTCCGTTAACCTCTCGGGAATTGCAATTGATAATTACGACTACTCAGAGATTGTTAGGTATTAAATTGCCTAAAGCTTTGCCCTTAGTGCTGAACTGTAAAATAGTCAACGAAAAAGAAATGGTTGCCATGAATGAGACCTGGCGACACCAAAAACAAGCCTCTCCCATTATTGCTTTTCCTGATTATTACTTGAAATTAGCTGGCGAACCGGTGAAAGAAGAAATCCACTTAGGAGATATGCTTATTTGTCCCCAAGTATTAAAGCAGAAGACCAAAGACAACTTTAGCGTTAACAACAAACAAAATTTTCGCCAACAGTTTATTCGTTCTTTCACTCATAGCCTGCTTCATTTATACGGATATACCCATGACAAAGACAAGCAAGCGAAGGCGATGGAAAAGAAAGAACAGCAGGTCTCGGATATTGTTATTGAAAAATTAATTAAAAAGTCAGTTTAATTATTCTCACCTATGTTTCGATCTTCCAAAAAATTCGTTATGAGCTTGGATTTCGGAACAAATTCCGTCAAAGCTATTGTTGGCCGTCTTGACTCTAGAGATGATGCCAACCCCTTACAAATTCTTTTCAATATTTCTGTCCCCTCGGTAGGAATTAGAAAGGGCTCTATTGCTAACATTCACGACCTGGAAGAGCTCCTTAATAATCTCATTAATCAATGCGAGCAAAAAATTGGGACCCCTATTGACCAGTTGCTTATTGGGGTAAATCCTATTAACTGTAAAACTACTGTTTCTCGAGGGACGGCTATTACCAACGAACAAGGTAATATTATTAGCCAAAATACAGTTGATCGAGCCATTAATTCGGCTCAATCAGTTATCTTA is from Candidatus Paceibacterota bacterium and encodes:
- the ybeY gene encoding rRNA maturation RNase YbeY; protein product: MIVISFTGRKSKIPLTSRELQLIITTTQRLLGIKLPKALPLVLNCKIVNEKEMVAMNETWRHQKQASPIIAFPDYYLKLAGEPVKEEIHLGDMLICPQVLKQKTKDNFSVNNKQNFRQQFIRSFTHSLLHLYGYTHDKDKQAKAMEKKEQQVSDIVIEKLIKKSV